A window of the Nitrosococcus wardiae genome harbors these coding sequences:
- a CDS encoding glycosyl hydrolase family 57, translating into MNDLPEYVDDLPNLCGSEELIANARAQGPVYLSESGIDFGSINSAFAIALHMQQPLIPAGGEDLHTAKIISNLKHMMDHQDVGDNHNAPVFHWCYKRIGEFVPKLVDEGKSPRVMLDYSGCLLHGLRDMGLDDVFDALKRVTCDPHYRHCVEWLGCTWSHAVAPSTPVQDYRLHVQAWRHHFAAIFGLEALSRVKGFSPAEMALPNHPDVCYEFVKTLKDNGYQWVLVQEHSVEQPEDGGHPQRPHIPHRLVAKNSKGESASIIAIIKTQGSDTKLVAQMQPYYEAEGLSRQELKGQSIPPLVTQIGDGENGGVMMNEFPGKFMEVMGEATGSHTPPVNVSEYLEYLETLGFKEADFPAIQPVQQKKIWDNFEAGGGPEKLEELIEELQHSDHQFHMEGGSWTNNISWVQGYENVIGPIEKVSALFSEKVLDKPGISTSEYRYRNALYYLLMIQTSCYRYWGQGVWTDYARELCRRLEAILNHDFKDAAA; encoded by the coding sequence ATGAACGATTTACCGGAATATGTCGACGATCTACCTAATCTTTGTGGTTCTGAAGAGTTAATTGCAAATGCCCGTGCCCAAGGTCCCGTTTATTTGTCCGAGAGCGGAATTGATTTTGGTAGTATCAACAGTGCCTTTGCCATTGCTCTGCACATGCAGCAGCCTTTAATTCCCGCCGGTGGGGAGGATTTACACACGGCTAAGATTATCAGTAATCTTAAACATATGATGGATCATCAGGATGTGGGCGATAATCACAATGCCCCCGTATTCCATTGGTGCTATAAGCGAATTGGTGAATTTGTGCCCAAGCTGGTGGATGAGGGTAAGAGCCCCCGGGTTATGCTGGATTATTCGGGGTGTTTATTGCATGGCCTGCGGGATATGGGGTTAGATGATGTCTTCGACGCCCTTAAACGCGTCACCTGCGACCCCCATTATCGGCATTGCGTGGAGTGGCTAGGATGTACTTGGAGTCATGCGGTTGCCCCTTCTACCCCTGTCCAAGACTACCGTTTGCATGTCCAGGCCTGGCGCCACCATTTTGCTGCTATTTTTGGCTTAGAGGCCTTGAGTCGGGTAAAAGGGTTTTCCCCGGCGGAGATGGCCCTGCCCAATCATCCTGATGTATGTTACGAATTCGTCAAAACCCTTAAGGATAATGGCTATCAATGGGTGCTAGTTCAAGAGCATTCGGTGGAGCAGCCCGAAGATGGCGGGCATCCTCAACGGCCCCATATTCCCCACCGGCTGGTGGCGAAAAACTCCAAGGGGGAAAGCGCAAGTATCATTGCCATTATCAAGACTCAGGGCTCGGATACCAAATTGGTGGCCCAGATGCAGCCTTATTACGAGGCTGAGGGTCTCTCCCGCCAAGAGCTAAAAGGCCAGTCTATTCCACCCCTGGTCACCCAGATCGGCGACGGTGAAAATGGTGGCGTGATGATGAATGAGTTTCCAGGTAAATTTATGGAGGTGATGGGGGAAGCCACCGGCTCCCATACCCCTCCTGTCAATGTCAGCGAATACCTGGAATATCTAGAAACTTTGGGTTTTAAGGAAGCCGATTTTCCGGCTATTCAGCCGGTACAGCAGAAAAAGATTTGGGATAATTTTGAAGCGGGAGGCGGCCCCGAGAAGCTGGAAGAACTCATTGAGGAACTTCAACACAGCGACCATCAATTTCACATGGAAGGGGGCAGTTGGACCAATAACATTTCCTGGGTCCAGGGCTATGAAAACGTGATCGGTCCCATTGAAAAGGTCAGTGCTTTATTTTCAGAAAAAGTGTTGGACAAGCCAGGAATTTCTACCTCGGAATACCGCTATCGAAATGCCCTCTATTACCTGTTGATGATCCAGACCAGTTGTTACCGCTACTGGGGCCAGGGGGTCTGGACCGATTATGCGCGGGAGTTATGTCGGCGCCTCGAGGCCATTCTAAACCACGATTTCAAGGACGCTGCGGCTTGA